DNA sequence from the Salvia splendens isolate huo1 chromosome 19, SspV2, whole genome shotgun sequence genome:
TAATTTTGTTTAAGTTCATGTTAGACTATTGTTTATTTTGGTTTATACATTTATTTGATTCTAATAACTCAAAGAATATTATTGGCATatcattaataaatataatataattaatcgaCGTTGATTTTTAtacaaattagaaaattaataatatcaattaattaactaagttaCATACAGTGAAAGCTATAATACAATCATAATGATATACTTATATTGCCCAAAACAGCATTATGTAGCACTTCTTCAAACAGATTCCAACAGTAATACATAATTTTCCTTAATATTCACTCAAATTTAACATTTCCTCAGCTCTTATTCATAAAAGCAGGCCGCTACCAAAGCCACAGTTTAATGCGGCTGTGTGAGGAAAATTTCAGAGACGGCGGCGGCGGAAAATTCAGAGCTGGCGGCTGCCCAACCGCCCCGCTCCCGGATCCAcacatatataatataatataatataacaCCAGAGGAGTCAGGGGTAGCTCCAGAGATTGTCATTTCTGGAGTAATCCTCTGCCCACCCTTCGTCCTCTGCGGTGGCCTTTCCCCGCGGAGGACTGACAAGCATGCCCTGGGCCATGTCGTCGAGCAGCTTCGGCATGCCAAATAGCGCTTCCTCGTCCACAAACTCATTGTTGCTCGACGACGCTGCCCAGGGCTGGGCGGCCCCGGCCGCCAGGCCGGGGCCGTCGTTCCGCGGGGCGATGGCGGAGGCGGCTGCGGAAGCAGCCGCCCGTATGTCCTCGTCCGAGAAGGAGGCCGGCATCGGGTACGTGGGGGCGAGGCCGGGGAAGTTGACCGCGGCCTCCGGGCCTCGGAGGGTGAGGGCCGCCACGTCGTAGGCGGCCGCCGCCATCTCGGGGGTGGCGTAGGTCCCGAGCCAAATGCGTGCGGTCTGGCGCGGCTTCCGGATCTCCGACACCCATTTCCCGCTCCGGCACCGGATGCCGCGGTAGCTGGGGTGGCGGCCGGATCTTGGGGAGGCggcggcgggcggcggcgggATGGAGGCGTCTTCAGCAGCCATGCATTCGAAATTTGGGGGAAATATTGAAAAAGGGAAGGTTTGGATTTGGTAGCTAGGCTTTGTAATTCGGAAACATGGGATAAACGTGTAGAAGGggatctatatatatatatatgcatatgaTGGAattgaaagagaaagaaaaggcgCGGGAAAATCGTGGGGCCATAAATTGTCTGACAGCTTCTGGTAGAATCTATTGTACTAGTTTAAGGTTAGCTGTATTATAAGATTGGCTCACTCTGACTTACTGACTCACTCACTGCTCTCAATCTAACGCGCAAATACACGGATGGGACAGACACTTGACACTCTCACTTTCCTCCTTTTAATTTCCAGCTCataaacatttaaatatcaTTAGGATTTTTCTTGTCTTGTTTGATTATTCGATAGTCTAATGTTCTAGTGCCCaagtgtaatttttgtttttttggattATTGGAATTATTTGCTGCTGTATCTGGGTGTTATTTAGATTGGTGGGATCCATTATTCTTCTATCTCTAAATATCTAGAGAATAGAATAGTAGGAGTATTACTATGGCATACCTACCAATTCCAACTGTTGTATTTCTGAATTATTCGGTTATTGAATATAATTGGATCGTGTCGGTATCCAAATTAACTACTCCAgttcattttaaattttagtagtaATTCTTTCTTGTTACTGGTATCAAAATTTGCTTCTAAATACATAAAAACGCGCGAGATCATGGAGATGAATGAGCTAAGTGTTGAagcataaaaaaaaactcaaaaatcaCCAAGAAGAGAAGATATTTGGTAGAATGCCAAGtacaaaaaaaagtactataAACAACTGTGTAAGCATAATGATATAGCAAGGCCGAACATAACTAACATCAACTTTATCTCTGTTTTACTGCAAAAGGGATCTTTGTACTTTGACATATTTCCAAAATAATACGATGTTACATAGATTCTAATAGTACAAGATTGCAAACGTCAAAAATGATAAGCCAGCGGCTACTTATTAATTCAAGCGGGAAGTATATCATAAAAATTTGATTGGTGCTCCTTCAACGTCACTATTTTAGATTTAGACTTGTGACTCAAACTTAGTAATCTTTGGACTTTGTTGATGAATTACAATGCATACACATTCCTTAACATACCTTTCTATGTGACTCAAACTTTGACGTAAGAAATATTTTATCACTAAGCTACGATATCAATGATGgaaactataaacaaaataaaatgacgacaataataacaaaataaaaatctgATCTTTTTTCATAttgattaaagaaaaaaaaggaaagaagagaTTTTGGACTTGAGGTTCACACTCTTGCACTTATCTTTCAAACAAAATATCAAACAGTTTCTGTGTCCATGGAATTCTTGAGCATGAATGCTTCACCATCTCCATTCCCAATCCTCGCTCCAATCTCCACCGTTCAACTATCATGCCGCGCGGCCTCCGTCATCCCTTCCCCACCTCCCACCTTCAACTTCAAGAAGGAGATTCTCGAAATTTCCACCGCCGCAATCGCCGAATCCCACCCACAGCTACTCGATTTGGCCAAAAATGGCACCTTGGTCCTCGTCACGAAACCCCAATACGGCGCCGTTCCGCCCTGGCGAAGCGAGTTTGTCGAGCCCGACGCAATTTGGATAATTGGGACTACCCACGTTTCCCAGGAATCAGCATCTGATGTTGAAAGGGTTATTCGAGCCGTTAGCCCTCAAAACGTCGTCGTTGAGCTCTGCAGAAGCAGGCAAGTTTTGGGGGTTCAATTCTGTTATTGATTTTATTCAATTAAGCTTTGTTGAAGTAGGAAACTGTTTTCCCCCCAATTATATTCGTTTTTAATGCCTCAATGGCTGTTATTGATCTGGTTGAATCAAGATATGTTGTGGATTGTGGGATGTTGTTATGCTCATCTACCTAAATTTGGGGGAAAGTCTCAGCTCTTTAAGAACCATGCTTGATTTTCCAAACTATGGCTTACTTCAGCTGTTGCAGAGCTGTGTTTCAGAGCTGGGATCATGTATGTTCCAGATAATGGTGATCAGAATCAGCAGCTACGATCGAGCATGTTCTCTCTCACCGGGACTGGATTCTTTGGCGCCATTGGCCGGAGCATCAACTTAGGTTCGTATGCATGACTTCGTATTTTGAAAATTGAGTGACTGTTTTCTGATAGAGATTGTCCCTTCTTATGTTTTAATTGTCAAGAAATATAGTTTGATTTTATCGTGTTGTTTCAGTCGGGAGCCTGTCAGTagtttattataaatagggcttatCTTTCTACAATTTAATTGTCAAGAGATATAGTTTGAGTTCATCGTGTTGTTCAGTTAAGAGTctgtcagtagcttcttgtaaATGGCATTTATGTTCCTACGTTTTAATTGTCGAGAaatatagtttgagtgtttgTTCAATCATTATACTGTCCCGTTCCTTTTCTTTTCTGCGATCTCTGCCTACTTTCCAGTTCAGCACCATCATCTTCTCTATTGTTTTCCTACATGGCAGGTGGGCAAACTGCTTTAGCACTACGGTTGCTCTTGGCTACGTTCTCTTCCAAATTATCTTCAGATATTAATCGTCCCTTTGGTAATGAGGTAAAAAAATTCCTAGGTTTATAAATCATATTGTGAATGTAATTTGATTGAGCAAGTTTGCATTGTGGATTTCGAATTTCCAGTTTCGTGCTGCAAGAAAGGTTGCTGAAGAAATTGGGGCTCAGTTAGTCTTGGGGGATCGTCCTATCGAGATAACTGTGAGAACTCCTTTTTTGCCATTCTTTTTGTTGGAAATATTTGATTTCTTTCCATTCTGATTCTGTTGGTTGAAGGAAATCTGAATTGTTATCGTCATCCTTTTTCAGCTTGAAAGGGCATGGAATTCTCtgaaatggaaggaaaaactaAGTCTCGTCTCCACTATTCTTCGTGGAATGACATCATCCGTTAAGCCGGTGGAGGTTTGTCAATCGAATCTTTACTTTCGTTTCAATATCAAAGCCATTGGCGACAGCAGCTTTCAGATGTCGGTTAAAATGAATCCTTATTGTAGATGTCGGTTACCCTTTCAGGAAGCTACCGGTGGTGACAGCAGCTTTCAGCTGTACGAGCAGCTGAGTTTATCATACCCGTCGCTGCTGCCTCCTCTCATACACGAGCGAGATACAGTAAGTAGTTCAAACGTAACCATTTCTTCAGTGATCAAATGCTCTGCTTCCAACTATATTGACAAACGCAAACGAAACGCGCATGAATCCAGTTTCTGGCGTGGTCCCTGAAAAGAAGCAAAGCCGTGAATAAGAGTGTGAACGTGGTTGGAGTGATCGGTAAGGGGCACATGAATGGAGTCATATACTCACTGGTGTCGGACACAGGGAACTTGCGCTTCAGGGACCTCGCTGGGAAGAAAGAGCGCGGTGGGTGGGCTGCTTCCGTTGCACGAGACTTGGTTCGAGACACGGTAATTGGTGGTGTGCTATGGCTAATATATGAGCACTTCAAGCCAGTTTTTTAGAACCATGATGTTCATATCCTTTATCTAAGTTTGGCTTCATAATAAAGGCCAGCATATATAAGTTTGTGGTTTTTATTTGTCAAGATCTATCAacaatgttatttttatttatattgatgATAAGAAAGAATTTAAAGTTAGTAAAAAATTCCTTGTTATTATGAGTAGTATAGTAGCACAATTGGAGATATTTGAATATGATATTCATAATATAGAAATTGgttctttttattaattttaattggtTCTTTTTTAtggttaaataaattaaatagaatcTTTTAATTGGTTCTTCTTGGATTGGCTTTACGTTCTTACATGTATTTAGTGATGAGATTGTTACATACTAAAACATCATTAATTATAACTTTCCATAGGCAAAACTAATTCATTTATACAAAGGCATAATTAATTGCCTCTAAAATTATGGATATCCAAttgtaaaaatgaaaatatgataATTTACAGGGAGTGCTATTTTGTTGCAAAATCATAATCAAATTTCGTTGATACACATACTATTATCTCTATTATTATATATACTACTCACATCATGAAATGTCCAATTAAATTAGTAATTGTGAGGAAAACTTGAAAAGGAGGTGTTTGTAATATTTAAACACTTCATAATATATGTAATGGAAAAATCTGAAGAAAGAcacattataattaaatacaataaaGTTTTATTAATTCTCAAAATCTTCTCAGAAAAAGAAGGCCTACAAATGAACCCTGCATTATTTGGTAAGTAGCTTTAAATGTGATTATTTGACACAGATATTCTAGATTAATCACATCATGAAAAATTTAAATCTCCCCAAAACGAATTAATCCCATTCTTAATTTCAAACTTATTCCAATTTGgccataattaattatttaatcaagcCAACCGTAGTATGGTTCACAAATGGCACTCAAATTGAGTTTTCACACACAAACTacaaaaagagaaaaagttgcaaaagaaaacaaaaagacAAGTTATATAAATTAGTGCTTCATATAGTCATTTTTATTGATTGCAATCATTACCTTTACCACATCTACAAAGTTGACTAACTGCATTCAT
Encoded proteins:
- the LOC121778491 gene encoding ethylene-responsive transcription factor ERF025-like, whose product is MAAEDASIPPPPAAASPRSGRHPSYRGIRCRSGKWVSEIRKPRQTARIWLGTYATPEMAAAAYDVAALTLRGPEAAVNFPGLAPTYPMPASFSDEDIRAAASAAASAIAPRNDGPGLAAGAAQPWAASSSNNEFVDEEALFGMPKLLDDMAQGMLVSPPRGKATAEDEGWAEDYSRNDNLWSYP
- the LOC121778168 gene encoding traB domain-containing protein-like; the protein is MEFLSMNASPSPFPILAPISTVQLSCRAASVIPSPPPTFNFKKEILEISTAAIAESHPQLLDLAKNGTLVLVTKPQYGAVPPWRSEFVEPDAIWIIGTTHVSQESASDVERVIRAVSPQNVVVELCRSRAGIMYVPDNGDQNQQLRSSMFSLTGTGFFGAIGRSINLGGQTALALRLLLATFSSKLSSDINRPFGNEFRAARKVAEEIGAQLVLGDRPIEITLERAWNSLKWKEKLSLVSTILRGMTSSVKPVEEATGGDSSFQLYEQLSLSYPSLLPPLIHERDTFLAWSLKRSKAVNKSVNVVGVIGKGHMNGVIYSLVSDTGNLRFRDLAGKKERGGWAASVARDLVRDTVIGGVLWLIYEHFKPVF